The proteins below are encoded in one region of Sulfolobales archaeon:
- a CDS encoding phosphoribosyltransferase, whose translation MPTKLVTWEEIVEWSRGLANIIKRSGWRPDVIVAIARGGYVPARLLCDFLGVENLLSIQSQHWTEAAKAEEKAVLRFPYIVDMSGKKVLLVDDIVDTGDTVMLAEKFIRENWNPLEVKIAVLQWISPIAKIKPDFYYIEVKEWVWFQYPWTRLEDVTSFIKRMIHEEAKSGKSVWTFEDIVNSFREWYGIDVDRYFYEDALENLVERGFLIRKNGLYIYRGST comes from the coding sequence GTGCCTACTAAGCTAGTGACATGGGAGGAGATAGTTGAGTGGAGCAGGGGTCTCGCAAATATTATAAAGAGAAGCGGTTGGAGACCCGATGTAATAGTTGCTATTGCAAGGGGAGGCTATGTACCGGCTAGGCTTCTATGTGACTTCCTAGGTGTTGAGAACCTCCTCTCGATCCAGAGCCAGCACTGGACAGAAGCTGCCAAGGCTGAGGAGAAGGCAGTGCTTAGATTCCCATATATTGTGGATATGAGTGGGAAAAAAGTGTTGCTAGTAGATGACATAGTAGATACTGGTGACACTGTAATGCTTGCAGAGAAGTTTATAAGGGAGAACTGGAACCCATTGGAAGTCAAGATAGCGGTCCTCCAATGGATAAGCCCTATAGCTAAGATCAAGCCTGATTTCTACTATATAGAGGTGAAGGAGTGGGTGTGGTTCCAATATCCATGGACACGGCTTGAGGATGTTACATCCTTCATCAAAAGAATGATTCATGAGGAGGCTAAAAGCGGTAAATCAGTATGGACATTCGAGGATATAGTGAATAGCTTTAGAGAATGGTATGGTATAGATGTAGATAGATACTTCTATGAAGACGCCTTAGAAAATCTAGTGGAGAGGGGATTTCTAATCAGGAAAAACGGTCTCTATATATATAGGGGGAGTACATAG
- a CDS encoding FAD-dependent oxidoreductase produces MGEEAIPATIIENTAYRGYRIIKLKPQRQFIFSPGQNAEFEISQSICRECGSKTFSIASSPTEGFIMFATLVEGRESLYKRTLEKMRPGDEIIIWGPYGHFTLEKDAGEIVMIFHSIGVTPIRSMIVYSSETGSDLRILAIHIDEKGDFLFREDLENATKRNKNIRVLWRREMLKASEISELVRDLEKPIFYISGPPQRVRDIISILRNAGVELSRERIKVESFTGY; encoded by the coding sequence GTGGGAGAGGAGGCTATACCAGCAACCATCATAGAGAATACCGCATACAGGGGTTATAGGATTATAAAGCTCAAGCCCCAGAGGCAATTCATATTCTCTCCAGGACAAAATGCTGAATTCGAAATAAGCCAGAGTATATGCAGAGAATGTGGTTCTAAGACATTTTCAATAGCATCGAGCCCAACAGAGGGTTTCATAATGTTTGCAACCCTTGTAGAGGGTAGAGAGAGCCTTTATAAGAGGACATTAGAGAAGATGCGCCCTGGCGATGAAATCATTATCTGGGGACCCTACGGACATTTCACACTTGAGAAAGATGCTGGAGAGATAGTTATGATATTTCATAGCATAGGGGTTACCCCTATAAGATCTATGATCGTATATTCCTCAGAAACAGGATCCGATCTGAGGATCCTAGCTATCCATATTGATGAAAAGGGGGATTTCCTCTTTAGAGAGGATCTAGAGAACGCTACTAAGAGAAACAAGAATATAAGGGTTTTATGGAGGAGAGAGATGTTAAAGGCTTCGGAGATAAGTGAGCTGGTTAGAGATCTTGAGAAGCCTATATTCTATATATCGGGGCCTCCTCAGAGGGTTAGAGATATCATCTCTATATTGAGAAATGCTGGTGTAGAGCTCTCTAGAGAGAGGATTAAGGTGGAATCTTTCACTGGGTATTAG
- a CDS encoding ABC transporter permease encodes MLYRLFFWFFIIITIFVVAFPILYLGYEGSFGGFSNPSRSFGPDVLSSIALTIIASVIATSIALVIGAPVAYYLARYRFRGVDLVEALIDLPTSVPHPLVGIAILVLMGPLGPLSPLLRVFGVENISYTLLALILALLIVSTPIMVKFLASGFKSMDPQPEIAALTLGISRVKIFLLIVLPMSLRSILNSFAITLARSISEFGSVAIVAYYILTPPFQGVKPAPVLIWDLFESKGLAAALPASATLFLLSLAVLLMIRISERVSK; translated from the coding sequence TAGGCTATGAGGGTTCCTTTGGGGGTTTCTCTAACCCCTCTAGATCATTTGGACCTGATGTTCTATCATCGATAGCACTAACGATAATAGCCTCTGTTATAGCAACATCTATCGCACTAGTTATAGGAGCGCCTGTTGCGTATTATCTTGCGAGATATAGGTTTCGAGGTGTTGATCTTGTAGAAGCCCTTATAGACCTTCCGACATCGGTGCCACATCCCTTAGTTGGGATAGCTATATTAGTGTTAATGGGGCCTTTAGGGCCCTTATCACCATTGCTCAGGGTCTTCGGTGTTGAGAATATATCCTATACATTATTAGCCCTCATCCTTGCCCTTCTAATAGTATCAACCCCTATAATGGTTAAGTTCTTAGCTAGTGGATTCAAATCTATGGATCCACAGCCTGAGATAGCAGCATTAACGCTAGGCATTAGCAGGGTAAAGATATTCTTATTAATAGTCCTCCCTATGAGCCTAAGATCTATATTGAATTCATTCGCCATAACACTTGCAAGATCTATAAGCGAGTTCGGCTCCGTAGCTATAGTTGCGTATTACATCTTAACACCTCCTTTCCAAGGGGTCAAGCCTGCCCCAGTTCTAATATGGGATCTATTTGAATCGAAGGGGCTAGCAGCTGCTCTCCCAGCATCGGCAACCCTATTCCTTCTAAGCCTAGCCGTGTTACTAATGATAAGGATTTCTGAGAGGGTATCTAAATAG